From the genome of Orcinus orca chromosome 5, mOrcOrc1.1, whole genome shotgun sequence, one region includes:
- the LOC101285972 gene encoding LOW QUALITY PROTEIN: pleckstrin homology domain-containing family A member 3-like (The sequence of the model RefSeq protein was modified relative to this genomic sequence to represent the inferred CDS: substituted 1 base at 1 genomic stop codon) has protein sequence MEGLLYKWTNYLTGWQPRCFVLDNGILSYYDSPDDVCKGSKGSVKMVVCEIKVHSADNTRMELIIPGEQHFYMKAVNAAERRRWLVVLGSSKACLSDTRTKKEKEISETSESLKTKMSELRLYCDLLMKQVHTIQEFVHHDENHSSPSIENMNEASSLLRATCNTFITTLEECVKIANAKFKPGMFQLCHLDPLVSPVSTNPVQMMKRPVSHPGSCSSERSSHSIKETVSTLHRLSQRRXRTYTDTDSGNDVPLEDPDRPVHCSRNTLNGDLASATIPEESRLMAKRKSESEDPLPSFSS, from the coding sequence ATGGAGGGACTTCTGTACAAGTGGACCAACTATCTCACAGGTTGGCAGCCtcgttgttttgttttagataatGGAATCCTGTCCTACTATGATTCACCAGATGATGTTTGCAAAGGGAGCAAAGGAAGTGTAAAGATGGTAGTTTGTGAAATTAAAGTCCATTCAGCAGACAACACAAGAATGGAATTAATCATTCCAGGAGAGCAGCATTTCTACATGAAGGCAGTGAATGCAGCTGAAAGACGAAGGTGGCTGGTTGTTCTGGGGAGCTCCAAAGCCTGTTTGTCTGATACTaggactaaaaaagaaaaagaaataagtgaaaccAGTGAATCTCTGAAAACCAAAATGTCTGAGCTTCGCCTCTACTGTGACCTCCTAATGAAGCAAGTTCATACGATCCAAGAATTTGTTCACCATGATGAGAATCATTCATCTCCCAGCATAGAGAACATGAATGAAGCCTCTTCTCTACTTAGGGCGACGTGTAATACATTCATCACAACGCTTGAGGAATGTGTGAAGATAGCGAATGCCAAGTTTAAACCCGGGATGTTTCAGCTGTGCCATCTGGATCCCTTAGTTTCTCCTGTGTCAACTAATCCTGTTCAAATGATGAAGCGTCCTGTCAGCCACCCTGGTTCTTGCAGTTCAGAGAGGAGTAGCCACTCTATAAAAGAAACAGTGTCTACACTTCACCGACTCTCCCAGCGGCGCTGAAGAACCTACACAGATACAGACTCTGGTAATGATGTTCCTCTCGAAGACCCAGATAGACCTGTTCACTGTTCAAGAAATACACTTAATGGAGATTTGGCATCAGCAACCATTCCTGAAGAAAGCAGACTTATGGCCAAAAGAAAATCTGAATCGGAAGATCCTCttccatccttctcttcctga